The Lathyrus oleraceus cultivar Zhongwan6 chromosome 5, CAAS_Psat_ZW6_1.0, whole genome shotgun sequence genome includes the window agatgaacaatgaaaataagagagagaaaagacaataataacaaacttccactatTTTTAAAACGGTTACAAAAATGAACACACACTACATTGCACAGACTGCGAAAggaataaaaaatataatttattcaTACCACTCACTTACTTAAATACAAGTGGGACTTAATGAAAAAGActaaaaaattttaaaaaaacataaattaatTCTAACAACCTTGATAAGAGAACTCATATGAGGAATTACATAAGTCGGGTGTCTTTTGTCAACACCTTGATGTGTTAATCCATCCAAACAACTATAAAGTCTGATGTCCAACATTGGCATCATGATGCAACATGTCCTTAATAGGTCAATTCTCATTAATCCAATACATGCAACataaatttgaatttgaaatcGACACAAGACCCTAAAATTTCAAATTGCTAAACACAAATTATACATATATTCCTTTATTTATATCAATATAAATAACTTAACAGACGCAAGAACTCGAACTATTAAGCCGATAAATACAAgttatttttcttttatttataaCCCCATATTACATGAAAATCACATCAAAAATCAACATAAAGTTGTTACACTTAATTACAATGTGTGTTTTCTATTACTCTTTCAAAGCGACATGTAACAGTTAAAGTAGAATTTGGAGAGACCAATATTTCTCGTCCATCCAATCCTTAATATCATCAAGAATTTTTTTTAATCTATTTGGTCGTTGCAACCATCAAGATGTGGGGGAACAAAGAGATTATTTTAAACCGGTGATCCAAAAATACAAGGGATTAAATTAAGAAATTTtaaaatagaaagaaaaaagaTGAATTAAAACTAGaataaaacctaaaaaatattatatgatagaatttgatttgtttttaaaaaatCAGTCAAAAATATGATATAATCCAAACGTTTTCATAGAACATTCCATAGTACCAAGTCTATGTAACTTTTGATTTGTTGGATGCCTTTATGATTTTATTTATTAATCATGATTTAAACTTTAGCTCATCACTTTATAAGAGTTTAACCTCTTTCACTATAGTCTCACTATACTCTATTATATTTGTTTTGAATATCAACACCTACATGACATAATATAATCCCTCCCTCCATCAATATATATAAATATTAGTCCATATCGCTTTCTCTCATATACCATTTTGATTTCATTACCTTACTTACCATATGAATCATGGACTATCACTATGACACTGCCTCCTCCTCATCTCACTCCAACCACTACCTCCAACTTTCAGGGTCAACATCCCTCACCTCACAACGCAGCCTCCTCTCAGTTCCTTCCCTCAACAACTCTCacaacaatcaccatcaccacCATCTCAATTCCCACCTCATCAAAACCCTCAAATCCCATAACACATCCTACATATCCTCTCTCACCCTCTTCGGCAAATTCCTCCTCACCGGTTCATCCGACAGAGAAATCACAACCTGGAACATAACCATTCCCGAACAACAACAACAGAACTCAACAAACAAAGTAGTCGCAGGTAAAGGCGCTGTTAAATCCTTAGTAATTCAATCgaacacaaacacaaacacaaacacaaacaccCTTTTTAGTGCTCATCAAGACCACAAAATCCGAGTTTGGAAACTAACCAACGACCAAAAATACACCCATTTAGCAACACTTCCAACACTCGGTGACCGTGCTTCCAAGATCTTAATCCCGAAAAACCATGTCCAAATTCGAAGACACAAAAAATGCACGTGGGTTCATCACGTAGACACTGTTTCTTCACTTGCTCTGTCTAAAGATGGAAACTTGCTCTACTCTGTTTCATGGGACAGAACAATCAAAATCTGGCGAACCAGAGACTTCACTTGCTTGGAATCAATAACAAACGCACACGATGATGCTATAAACGCGGTTGTAGTTTCTTACGACGGTGTTGTCTACAGTGGATCAGCTGATAAGAGAATTAAAGTGTGGAAGAATCTTCAGGATCATAAGAAACAGAAACACTGTTTGGTTGATACCTTGGAGAAACACAACTCTGGAATCAATGCTTTGGTTTTGAGCAGTGATGAATCTGTTCTGTATTCTGGTGCTTGTGATAGATCAATATTGGTTTGGGAGAAAGCCGAtgatgctgatgctgatgatgGAAAAATGGTGGTGGTGGGTGCGTTAAGGGGACACACAAACTCTATACTATGTTTAGCTGTTGTTTGGGATTTGGTGTGTAGTGGTTCAGCAGACAAAACCATAAGAATTTGGAGAGGTGTTGGTAGAGATTATTGTTGTTTGTCTGTTTTACAAGGACATCAAGGTTCAATTAAGTGCTTAACTGCAGTAGTTGAAAACTGTGATGATAATTCAGAATCAGAAGAAGCATCTTTTCTAGTTTATAGTAGTAGTTTAGACTGTGACATTAAGGTCTGGCAGATTTTTCTTCCTGCTATCTAAAATCTATATTAAGTAAGTGATTTTCAAATAAGTGATTTCAGGATCATGTTAGTAACTCCATGAATACTATATTGGTTATGACTTATGAATGATGAGCCGTCTATGACTTTATCATCTAGTAATCTTTATGGTTGATTGAAGCTGTTTGAATGTGAATGTAATTATAAATATTATAACTTAATATTCCCTTATGAGATATGACTCGACAGAGTTGGACTTTTTGAGTATTAGTTTAACTtgtttaaatattttttatttaaaaaccattattttataatttattatatataatatatactaaattattaattttttttagtcaacttatatattaatatttttataatttaatgTAGTTTGGGGACAATTGAAGAGACAGAACTTTGTTAAGGTGCTGTTTTTTTTCATTCCACATGGTTACAGGTTTCCTTGAAGAGTAGTTTTGAGCATGATAGGCAGGACATTTTTAGTAAAATTTCTACAAATGTAAAAAGATGTAcaatgatttgctttgtttgtCTCATGGGAGCAAGAATGGAATTGAATAACCATTTCTTTTAATACACATCAATTTAACTTCTATATTATCGCTTCTTTTCATTTAGTTCATAAACAATATGAAAATGCTTCAATTTAAGGCTTAAACTACATAAATAtttataaatttaaaatttaaaatcTAAAAAATAGTAATTCTTTTGGGCCGTCCGTAACACCCACGAATGAGGCCCAATAACAAATGTTAAAAGAGAAGTCAAACAAAACATGTGAACTCTTATCTTTGTCAATGACACTTGATCACATCCTCAATTGTATCTCTCACTATTGATATCTAATTGAACGAGTATCCGCACATATCATATACGAACGATTCTAACCATCCATACTATATAAAATTCATATTGTGTCATTTCAGGTATTCAATTCATTCTCTATGTCCGCTCATACGCAAGGAGATATTGATCAATCAAGAATTTTGCGGAAAACGTTTCAAGCCTTACCGTTCGTCCAGCTTATGAAACAGGTCTTCCAAGGTCAACCTTCGCAATCACCTCCTTCACAGCTGATGATGCCTGGACACGAGATGCTCTCAAACATTCCATATTTGTAAGCCAACCTAGGCATGCAAGAAATGTCTGACTTGTTGAATTGTGTCTACAACACGGTATAACAATGAAATTCCCAAGCCATGTATGACAAGATGTTctaaattaattaaaatattcAATTCGCTCTTCCGAAGGCCAATGCAACACGCAAGGCGACATCATGTTGTGACCACCGATTCATATTGCAATCAACCCCAGCAAATGCAACCTCACTACACAAAGTGGTTTCAAAGTCACTAATTCGTAACCGGAGTAAAAGACATTGTACTCCCTCACCCAATTCTGAAGAGACAAGTGACAATCACACTCCATCAGAGCTTCGCCAACATGTAACTAATCGATGCTTGTTCACCCGTAATTTGAAAATAGTAGGTATTAAATGCCGTATATTGATCCCTCAATATGATATTTCTCGATTCAAGTAATGTGcatattgtaacacccttctaaaataccccaaatatttaattaaaataataaaatatcaatcagagtaattatgccctgaagggtgtcacacaatcatttcacaccaatcatcaaaatatcctgtcatgctcatttatttaatcaaataaaacatttgcataatacgcagcggatacaaactaacaacattcaaaccatgtaatacattacatgtaaagttgttcaacaactAAAAGAAAACGTAGtaaaaacatcccatcccgatgttacatctaccagagcatgacccactaaggactacactagactccaaggactagcttttattcaatcactgctcgttacctgaaaacatagttgtaagggtgagttcctcaatcgatataattaagcattataaaatatcatgtaatgctaagtaatataacacatatcatcatcctaatcagattacacatattcagcaacggcaatatcaactcataatcatcaccatcatcatactcaaactcaaaacaaccataaaacacacgtataatattggaatacatccattcatattatacgctatacatacatatattatgcaatgagactccatgcatgcggtaccaactatttgtgaacatatagttcaacctcaccgaccaaatccaggtacggctaccaagctcactagtcccactcatttgagacatagtgactcacatcactaattcctcaccatgggaattagctaccacccccaaagggccatgctatgcacgctaaatcacctagcatgcaaacatcaacaacagtccaaaatgactaacatcactaattcctcaccatgggaattagctaccaccataaaggccacatatgcatgctaatcacctagcaatgcaacatcaac containing:
- the LOC127083584 gene encoding protein JINGUBANG; this translates as MDYHYDTASSSSHSNHYLQLSGSTSLTSQRSLLSVPSLNNSHNNHHHHHLNSHLIKTLKSHNTSYISSLTLFGKFLLTGSSDREITTWNITIPEQQQQNSTNKVVAGKGAVKSLVIQSNTNTNTNTNTLFSAHQDHKIRVWKLTNDQKYTHLATLPTLGDRASKILIPKNHVQIRRHKKCTWVHHVDTVSSLALSKDGNLLYSVSWDRTIKIWRTRDFTCLESITNAHDDAINAVVVSYDGVVYSGSADKRIKVWKNLQDHKKQKHCLVDTLEKHNSGINALVLSSDESVLYSGACDRSILVWEKADDADADDGKMVVVGALRGHTNSILCLAVVWDLVCSGSADKTIRIWRGVGRDYCCLSVLQGHQGSIKCLTAVVENCDDNSESEEASFLVYSSSLDCDIKVWQIFLPAI